The Equus quagga isolate Etosha38 chromosome 2, UCLA_HA_Equagga_1.0, whole genome shotgun sequence genome has a window encoding:
- the LOC124235932 gene encoding olfactory receptor 4F3/4F16/4F29, whose protein sequence is MDGGNHSIVSEFVFLGLTHSWEMQLLLLVFSSVLYVASLTGNILIVFSVTTDPHLHSPMYFLLASLSFIDLGACSVTSPKMIYDLFRKRKVISFGGCIAQIFFIHVVGGVEMVLLIAMAFDRYVAICKPLHYQTIMSPQMCILFLAAAWALGISHSLFQLAFIVNLPFCGPNVLDSFYCDLPHVLRLACTDTYRLQFMVTVNSGFICVGSFFILLISYIFILFTVWKHSSGGSSKALSTLSAHITVVLLFFGPTMFVYTWPHPNSQMDKFLAILDAVLTPFLNPVIYTFRNKEMKAAMKRVCKQLVTYRKIS, encoded by the coding sequence ATGGATGGAGGGAATCACTCTATTGTGTCTGAGTTTGTGTTTCTGGGACTCACACATTCATGGGAAATGCAGCTTCTCCTcctggttttctcctctgtgctctATGTGGCAAGCCTGACTGGAAACATCCTCATTGTGTTTTCTGTGACCACTGATCCTCATTTACATTCCCCCATGTATTTCCTATTGGCCAGTCTCTCCTTCATTGACTTGGGAGCCTGCTCTGTCACCTCACCCAAGATGATTTATGACCTTTTCAGAAAGCGCAAAGTCATTTCATTTGGAGGCTGCATTGCTCAGATCTTCTTCATCCATGTCGTTGGTGGTGTGGAGATGGTGCTACTCATAGCCATGGCCTTTGACAGATATGTTGCCATATGTAAGCCTCTCCACTATCAGACTATCATGAGCCCACAAATGTGCATTTTGTTCCTGGCTGCTGCCTGGGCCCTTGGTATCAGCCACTCACTGTTCCAACTAGCATTTATTGTTAATCTACCCTTCTGTGGTCCTAATGTGTTAGACAGCTTTTACTGTGACCTTCCTCATGTCCTCAGACTGGCCTGTACAGATACCTACAGATTGCAATTCATGGTCACTGTCAACAGTGGGTTTATCTGTGTTGGTTCTTTCTTTATACTTCTCATCTCCTACATCTTCATCCTGTTTACTGTTTGGAAGCATTCCTCAGGTGGTTCATCCAAGGCCCTCTCCACTTTATCAGCTCACATCACCGTGGTCCTTTTGTTCTTTGGTCCAACCATGTTTGTCTATACATGGCCACACCCCAATTCACAGATGGACAAGTTTCTTGCTATTCTTGATGCTGTTCTCACGCCTTTTCTGAATCCAGTCATCTATACATTCAGGAATAAAGAGATGAAGGCAGCAATGAAGAGAGTATGCAAACAGTTAGTGACTTACAGAAAGATCTCATAA